A genomic stretch from Aedes albopictus strain Foshan chromosome 2, AalbF5, whole genome shotgun sequence includes:
- the LOC115265664 gene encoding uncharacterized protein LOC115265664: MLPEYPIPLDLSTRNQDNQIDVPQVPHVPDGPVNKRQSKVSVRQKTKDYEEGKLNESVSYVQKGAMTTNFAAKHFGVPRTTLQYRLSTKCKNKGTTGPYPVFTTTEEQDIVSWLQTMERRGFFALKYKITAFLATHPRKNPFKDNVPGSGWFRGFLRRHPQLTIRTPEQVTSASAKVSEKNIREWFHTVKQYLIDHGLIDILLDPSRVYNGDESGFRLNPTSKNVIATAGARNVPIVETGNSKKNITVMFTFGADGSVVPPDVILAQKRLSKETVQSFQSNWGIGQSENGWMDTKNFVKYVTKILFPFLIKRGVKFPVIFFVDGHKSHMAIESADACKRLGIILIALIPNATRILQPADVGVFKPLKTRWFQVVQNWKLNNKFAEVTVKDFGTLLKSAMKLALTTSTIITAFAASGLYPFNPDAVDYTKCIAESYQDSYDAPGPSDTILNGVVAEEPPKADLVVPYTEDTATPKIIRINYDFLPQEFLAKIIVTNYDFGFKAPTIIVILLLYIFHNTHYHQCTTMPVEALYMLGPEKVQLYSDENSENLSHEDQVLAFVYKNILRCSNNGSAASDAEMTVDSLMLGK, translated from the exons ATGTTGCCGGAATATCCCATCCCGTTGGATCTGTCCACCCGGAACCAGGATAACCAAATCG ATGTTCCACAGGTTCCTCATGTTCCCGATGGACCTGTTAATAAAAGACAATCAAAGGTCTCCGTGCGTCAAAAAACTAAAGATTACGAGGAAGGTAAACTAAACGAATCGGTATCGTATGTGCAAAAAGGTGCCATGACCACGAATTTTGCTGCAAAACACTTCGGCGTTCCACGCACCACACTGCAATACCGTCTCAGCACAAAGTGCAAAAACAAGGGTACGACGGGCCCGTACCCAGTGTTTACAACAACGGAGGAACAAGATATTGTTTCATGGTTGCAGACAATGGAACGGAGGGGCTTTTTTGCACTGAAATACAAAATTACAGCATTTCTGGCGACACATCCACGAAAAAACCCCTTCAAAGACAATGTACCAG GTTCGGGCTGGTTCCGAGGTTTTCTAAGACGCCATCCTCAATTGACAATCAGGACGCCTGAACAAGTAACTTCGGCCAGCGCAAAagtctctgaaaaaaatattcgcgaatgGTTTCATACCGTGAAGCAATACCTGATCGATCACGGCTTGATTGATATACTTCTGGATCCTTCACGAGTATATAACGGTGACGAATCAGGGTTCAGATTGAACCCTACTTCGAAAAACGTCATTGCTACAGCTGGGGCAAGAAATGTTCCGATTGTCGAAACGGGCAACAGCAAAAAGAACATAACTGTAATGTTCACATTCGGTGCTGATGGCAGCGTTGTCCCACCAGATGTCATTCTGGCACAAAAAAGATTGAGTAAGGAAACTGTTCAATCTTTTCAATCAAATTGGGGAATCGGACAATCTGAAAATGGATGGATGGACACCAAGAATTTTGTGAAATACGTTACCAAAATCTTGTTTCCCTTTTTAATTAAGAGAGGAGTCAAGTTTCCTGTAATATTTTTCGTTGATGGACACAAGTCGCACATGGCTATTGAATCGGCGGACGCTTGTAAGCGTCTCGGTATTATTTTGATTGCTCTCATACCCAATGCCACAAGAATCCTTCAACCAGCCGATGTTGGCGTTTTTAAGCCACTGAAGACCAGATGGTTTCAGGTTGTCCAAAATTGGAAACTGAATAATAAATTCGCCGAAGTCACCGTGAAGGACTTTGGGACGTTGCTGAAAAGTGCCATGAAATTGGCACTCACAACAAGCACTATCATCACTGCATTTGCTGCGAGTGGGCTGTATCCGTTCAATCCTGACGCGGTCGATTACACGAAATGCATCGCCGAGAGCTATCAGGACAGTTATGACGCTCCAGGACCATCAGATACAATTCTGAATGGCGTCGTTGCTGAAGAGCCACCAAAAGCCGATCTCGTGGTtccgtacactgaggatactgcaactccgaaaatcatacgaatcaactatgattttttgccacaagaatttcttgcgaaaatcatagttacgaactatgattttggattcaaagcgccaactattattgtcatactattACTGTATatatttcataacactcac tatcatCAGTGTACCACTATGCCGGTGGAGGCTTTGTATATGCTGGGACCGGAGAAAGTACAATTGTATTCTGATGAAAATTCTGAGAATCTGTCCCACGAAGATCAAGTGCTTGCGTTCGTTTACAAAAATATCCTCCGTTGCTCAAATAATGGATCAGCAGCTTCAGATGCTGAAATGACGGTGGACAGTCTGATGTTGGGTAAGTAA